The genomic segment ATACGTTGTGCTGTTTTTTCGCCAATTCCCTTCACACTTTTTAAAAGTGCTACATTTCCGGAAACAATTGCCTGTTGAATTTCAGAGGCATTTAAAGACGATAACATCAATAAAGCACTTGTGCCTCCAACGCCAGATACAGATACCAATTGTCGAAATAAATGACGCTCCGACAAATCTGCAAAACCAAAAAAGCGCGGCATATCGTCTCGTATGTACATTTGCTCAGCATATAATTTACATTTTTCATTGAGACCAATTTTAGAAAAAGTGTTCAATGAAATTTGCAAAATATACCCTACTCCATTGCAATCAATAACTGCGTAAGTAGGCGTTTTTTCAACTAATTTTCCTTCAATGTGATGATACATTTCGTGTGAATTTTAACGTTAAGATTTCGGGTTTGAAAAAATATTTTTTCGAAGCCTGTTTTTTTGAAAAATTATTTTTTTGCTTGAGCATCAATAACAGCGATGGTTACCATGTTTACAATTTCACGAACAGAACTTCCCAATTGCAAAATATGTACGGGCTTTTTCATTCCGATAAGTATTGGACCAATTGCTTCCGCGCCACCCATTTCTTGCATCAATTTATAAGCGATATTCCCAGAAACAAGGTTCGGGAAAATGAGCGTATTCACTTTGTTATCCAATAATTCAGAAAACGGAAATTGCTCTTTCAACAAATCGTTGTTTAGGGCAAAATTCGCTTGTACATCGCCATCCACAATCATTCCTGGATAATTTTTATGCAATAACTCAACGGCAGTACGCACTTTTTCAGGTACTTCACCCTCTGCAGAA from the Bacteroidia bacterium genome contains:
- the ruvA gene encoding Holliday junction branch migration protein RuvA, which produces MYHHIEGKLVEKTPTYAVIDCNGVGYILQISLNTFSKIGLNEKCKLYAEQMYIRDDMPRFFGFADLSERHLFRQLVSVSGVGGTSALLMLSSLNASEIQQAIVSGNVALLKSVKGIGEKTAQRIIVDLKDKFGKMEVGTDFFLPSNNTLKEEALSALVMLGFAKNTAEKAVDKILKTEGAADSVEQVIKQALKNL